A genomic stretch from Pempheris klunzingeri isolate RE-2024b chromosome 23, fPemKlu1.hap1, whole genome shotgun sequence includes:
- the ctc1 gene encoding CST complex subunit CTC1 isoform X3, translating into MEPGRTPDIDPGRTRHIDPGRTRHIDPGRTRHMEPGRTPDIDPGRTRHMEPGRTRDTEPLTPGGQAEATWLKHTFTFISEHLRPVLPGPAPPADDILTGESANQLPELCGVISQLTRCVSGDQLSVCVVRRIQELLCVSHTLPVSYRFVSVSELLTRQHLSCASNLSWSTNQQRTWAREAELCLPGHRALPRVSLLLIGCLTEGRGGEWRLVDASGSVRCEVLSPSPDWLNCPVFLPHWNYIPHNAQGQAQNQDEGYVELIGSPALLCPSTEQGLAAGPGGAGLSRVVGVREAAGLLDSRPRGQRPSVCGQVGVVCPLLVVGGAAFFFFSLTGDRVVLPVLVKDSSRLWWSQCVCVGQSVCVTALRVCVLRGWRGNNVLCVTDQSEIHTTDTHTQEHTQEHTQGHTHTQEHRHTQEHTHTQEHRHTQEHTHTQEHTQGHTDLQADMPPPLMTSHGDERDVVQSAVRMKQSTVISYQGTVTEVVSEGAGLYVIDRKVGLCLAYQPSLRRKLRVGDTVQLHHVHFLYRPCPDFPPSMLCTCLRSSLRVAAFSRVGGRSPDLTCPSDGALPRLLLEKNMGVSEYLWTCHLSSQLTHSLVPSVLRQQCVCVLAWKLMECVWRRGRRGGRRDIYSEMLDEPHTCPLTQYRVDPGVHQYLSVSELTQSLQSESWSLVPLSSLLPPGGSSLTRSQINTAVSWSCRTLTSDPRNSPQSGDSLRQRPLLLVGVLELPSQTSEQTLQLRDGTGAVACVSTETSEEEEGGQRAAFNSAWIGCLVCVHQFTMVMERFIQSEFPSYEHLDQEKYITHKDHRIYLQFSLDHLHILSPSVAMVTHVRQREEESGDVTGRSKTVEEESEGGQPAGRKRRRREEEDETGSSPSVTVATGPVDGASRPCVSMVIRVQQKEGVAWRNSEAGAGLTLSSSVRVAVIGPVVSWRADPKNRPMTERETEKDREDKVILVLSGVSTRWFPLLQPGCFYRLIAANTQDPSVLIGSGVSGCSRLELHSDSTLQVRSDWRFHTLTRPLLLHTYRQALPPPVLTVSGVLDSRSELVYFQALVSDRISLNDRTSDSGGTHTGVRLTVCDQTGRSLQVYLDLSHTPYPPGLLPSNTLLLSGFQRRVSRTGSVYCSSLPVSSVTVVAVGDSSWSGAAASVGVGLHSLVPVLSVVQPRRSFSPKQISVCVCVCVLIRLVIDDGTGEAHIWFSGVLVRPLLGLADSQWEGLQRALRVRGHIRVYPRGRSLVSDSADPLLHFLLCVCSSDAVCRQLCLTCRRDVRWRSAEMKRFSRGDRDFMTRMTPPLQLTCLHVSTD; encoded by the exons ATGGAGCCCGGACGGACTCCGGACATAGACCCAGGACGGACCCGACACATAGACCCAGGACGGACCCGACACATAGACCCAGGACGGACCCGACACATGGAGCCCGGACGGACTCCGGACATAGACCCAGGACGGACCCGACACATGGAGCCTGGACGGACCCGGGACACGGAGCCGCTCACACCGGGCGGGCAGGCG gaGGCCACCTGGTTAAAACacaccttcaccttcatctcCGAACACCTGCGTCCTGTACTGCCCGGCCCCGCCCCTCCTGCTGACGACATACTGACAGGTGagtcagccaatcagctccCAGAGCTCTGTGGCGTCATCAGTCAGCTGaccaggtgtgtttcaggtgaccagctgagtgtgtgtgtggtgcggAGGatccaggagctgctgtgtgtctcacACACTCTACCTGTCAGCTACAG GTTCGTGTCCGTCTCCGAGCTGCTGACCCGCCAGcacctgtcctgtgccagtAACCTGTCCTGGAGCACCAATCAGCAGCGGACGTGGGCGAGGGAGGCGGAGCTCTGCCTGCCCGGTCACCGGGCTCTGCCGCGGGTCAGcctgctgctgattggctgtctGACAGAGGGGCGGGGCGGGGAGTGGAGGCTGGTGGACGCCAGCGGCAGCGTCAGGTGTGAG gtcctgtctccctctcctgaCTGGTTGAACTGtcctgtcttcctccctcactGGAACTACATCCCCCATAATGCCCAGGGGCAGGCTCAGAACCAGGACGAAGGCTATGTGGAGTTGATTGGTTCTCCTGCTCTGTTGTGTCCCAGTACTGAGCAGGGATTGGCTGCTGGTCCTGGGGGGGCGGGGCTAAGCAGAGTGGTCGGAGTCAGAGAGGCTGCAGGTTTACTGGACAGCAG gccCCGTGGTCAGCGCCCGTCTGTCTGTGGCCAGGTGGGCGTGgtctgccctctgctggtcGTTGGAGGAGcggccttcttcttcttcagtctgACAGGTGACCGTGTCGTCCTTCCTGTCCTCGtcaag gaCAGCAGCAGGCTCTGgtggtctcagtgtgtgtgtgttggtcagagtgtgtgtgttactgcgctgcgtgtgtgtgtcctgcgAGGCTGGAGAGGAAACAACGTCCTGTGTGTGACCGACCAGTCAGAAATACACAcaaccgacacacacacacaggaacacacacaggaacacacacagggacacacacacacacaggagcacagacacacacaggaacacacacacacacaggagcacagacacacacaggaacacacacacacacaggaacacacacagggacacaccgACCTGCAGGCAGACATGCCCCCTCcactgatgacatcacatgGTGATGAGAGAGACGTTGTCCAATCAGCTGTGAGGATGAAACAGTCCACAGTCATCAGTTACCAG GGCACTGTGACTGAGGTGGTCAGCGAGGGGGCGGGGCTCTACGTGATTGACAGGAAGGTGGGTCTGTGCCTGGCCTATCAGCCGAGCCTGAGGAGGAAACTGAGAGTGGGAGACACAGTCCAG CTCCATCACGTCCACTTCCTGTACCGGCCTTGTCCCGACTTtcctcccagcatgctctgcACCTGTCTGCGCTCCAGCCTCAGGGTCGCCGCCTTCAGCCGCGTGGGGGGGCGGTCACCTGACCTCACCTGTCCCAGTGATGGAGCGTTACCACGGTTATTGTTGGAGAAAAACATGGGCGTGTCCGAGTACCTGTGGACCTGTCACCTGAGCTCCCAGctcacacacag tCTGGTCCCCAGTGTGTtgaggcagcagtgtgtgtgtgtgttggcctggaagctgatggagtgtgtgtggagacgaggaagacgaggaggacgaCGGGACATTTACTCAGAGATGTTGGACGAGCCTCACACCTGTCCTCTGACACAG TACCGTGTTGACCCTGGTGTCCATCAGTACCTCAGTGTCTCAGAGCTGACTCAGTCCCTCCAGTCAGAGTCCTGGTCTTTGGTCCCTCTGAGCTCTCTGTTGCCTCCTGGTGGATCCAGTCTGACCAGATCTCAGATCAACACAGCTGTGTCCTGGTCCTGCAggactctgacctctgacccccgcAACAGTCCCCAGTCTGGAGACAGTCTCAG GCAGCGTCCTCTGCTGCTGGTCGGTGTGTTGGAGCTTCCATCACAGACGTCTGAACAAACTCTGCAGCTGAGAGACGGAACTGGAGCTGTGGCCTGCGTCTCCACGGAGacaagtgaggaagaggagggaggccAGAGGGCGGCCTTCAACAGCGCCTGGatag GTTGTCTGGTGTGTGTCCATCAGTTCACCATGGTGATGGAGAGATTCATCCAATCAGAGTTTCCCTCCTATGAACATCTGGACCAGGAGAAATACATCACTCATAAAGACCacag aatctACCTACAGTTTTCTCTGGACCACCTCCACATCCTGAGTCCGtccgttgccatggtgacacaCGTGCGGCAAAGggaggaggagtcaggtgatGTCACAGGGAGGAGTAAGACAGTAGAAGAAGAGTCGGAGGGAGGTCAGCCGgctgggaggaagagaagaagaagagaagaggaagatgaaacaGGCTCCTCCCCCTCTGTTACTGTGGCGACCGGCCCCGTGGACGGAGCCTCCCGGCCCTGCGTCTCCATGGTGATCAGGGTGCAGCAGAAGGAGGGCGTGGCCTGGAGGAACAGTGAGGCGGGGGCGGGGCTTACgctgtcctcctctgtcagaGTTGCTGTGATTGGTCCAGTGGTCAGCTGGCGGGCGGATCCAAAGAACCGACcaatgacagagagggagacagagaaggacAGGGAGGACAAG GTGATCCTGGTGCTCTCAGGTGTGTCCACCCGCtggtttcctctcctccagcctggATGCTTCTACAGACTCATCGCTGCTAACACGCAG GATCCCAGTGTTTTAATTGGCTCTGGAGTTTCTGGGTGCAGCAGGTTGGAGCTCCACAGTGACTCCACCCTTCAGGTCCGATCTGACTGGAGGTTCCACACTCTGACACGCCCACTGTTACTgcacacctacagacag GCTCTCCCGCCCCCCGTCCTGACTGTCTCAGGTGTGTTGGACAGCAG gtcagAGTTGGTGTATTTTCAGGCTCTGGTGTCTGACAGGATCAGTCTGAACGACAGGACGAGTGACTctggaggcacacacacag gtgTGCGTCTCACAGTCTGTGACCAAACTGGGAGGAGCCTGCAGGTGTACCTGGACTTAAGTCACACCCCCTACCCACCTGGcctgttgcctagcaacacactgctgctgtctggttTCCAGAGGAGAGTgtccag gacaggAAGTGTGTATTGCAGTTCTCTACCTGTGAGCTCGGTCACTGTTGTCGCCGTGGGAGACTCCAG ctggagtggagctgctgccagTGTGGGAGTCGGTTTACACAG TCTTGTTCCAGTCCTCAGTGTCGTTCAACCTCGTCGGTCTTTCAGTCCAAAGCAAA tctctgtgtgtgtgtgtgtgtgtgtattgatcaGGCTGGTGATTGATGACGGCACAGGTGAGGCACACATCTGGTTCTCAGGTGTTCTGGTTCGTCCTCTGCTGGGATTGGCTGATTCGCAGTGGGAGGGGCTTCAGCGAGCGctcagggtcagaggtcacatcaGAGTGTACCCCAGGGGGCGGAGCCTG gtgaGTGACTCTGCCGaccctctcctccacttcctgttgtgtgtgtgcagcagtgacGCTGTGTGTCGTCAGCTCTGTCTCACCTGCAGGAGAGACGTGAGGTGGAGATCAGCAG AGATGAAGAGGTTCAGTCGTGGAGACCGAGACTTCATGACCAGGATGACTCCGCCCCTACAGCTCACCTGTCTGCACGTCAGCACGGACTGA
- the ctc1 gene encoding CST complex subunit CTC1 isoform X5, which produces MEPGRTPDIDPGRTRHIDPGRTRHIDPGRTRHMEPGRTPDIDPGRTRHMEPGRTRDTEPLTPGGQAEATWLKHTFTFISEHLRPVLPGPAPPADDILTGESANQLPELCGVISQLTRCVSGDQLSVCVVRRIQELLCVSHTLPVSYRFVSVSELLTRQHLSCASNLSWSTNQQRTWAREAELCLPGHRALPRVSLLLIGCLTEGRGGEWRLVDASGSVRCEVLSPSPDWLNCPVFLPHWNYIPHNAQGQAQNQDEGYVELIGSPALLCPSTEQGLAAGPGGAGLSRVVGVREAAGLLDSRPRGQRPSVCGQVGVVCPLLVVGGAAFFFFSLTGDRVVLPVLVKDSSRLWWSQCVCVGQSVCVTALRVCVLRGWRGNNVLCVTDQSEIHTTDTHTQEHTQEHTQGHTHTQEHRHTQEHTHTQEHRHTQEHTHTQEHTQGHTDLQADMPPPLMTSHGDERDVVQSAVRMKQSTVISYQGTVTEVVSEGAGLYVIDRKVGLCLAYQPSLRRKLRVGDTVQLHHVHFLYRPCPDFPPSMLCTCLRSSLRVAAFSRVGGRSPDLTCPSDGALPRLLLEKNMGVSEYLWTCHLSSQLTHSLVPSVLRQQCVCVLAWKLMECVWRRGRRGGRRDIYSEMLDEPHTCPLTQYRVDPGVHQYLSVSELTQSLQSESWSLVPLSSLLPPGGSSLTRSQINTAVSWSCRTLTSDPRNSPQSGDSLRQRPLLLVGVLELPSQTSEQTLQLRDGTGAVACVSTETSEEEEGGQRAAFNSAWIGCLVCVHQFTMVMERFIQSEFPSYEHLDQEKYITHKDHRIYLQFSLDHLHILSPSVAMVTHVRQREEESGDVTGRSKTVEEESEGGQPAGRKRRRREEEDETGSSPSVTVATGPVDGASRPCVSMVIRVQQKEGVAWRNSEAGAGLTLSSSVRVAVIGPVVSWRADPKNRPMTERETEKDREDKVILVLSGVSTRWFPLLQPGCFYRLIAANTQDPSVLIGSGVSGCSRLELHSDSTLQVRSDWRFHTLTRPLLLHTYRQALPPPVLTVSGVLDSRSELVYFQALVSDRISLNDRTSDSGGTHTGVRLTVCDQTGRSLQVYLDLSHTPYPPGLLPSNTLLLSGFQRRVSRTGSVYCSSLPVSSVTVVAVGDSSSARPPPAPMMHLGVWAESREQRCIVGQVKGHVVCFLFLQLEWSCCQCGSRFTQSCSSPQCRSTSSVFQSKANLCVCVCVCIDQAGD; this is translated from the exons ATGGAGCCCGGACGGACTCCGGACATAGACCCAGGACGGACCCGACACATAGACCCAGGACGGACCCGACACATAGACCCAGGACGGACCCGACACATGGAGCCCGGACGGACTCCGGACATAGACCCAGGACGGACCCGACACATGGAGCCTGGACGGACCCGGGACACGGAGCCGCTCACACCGGGCGGGCAGGCG gaGGCCACCTGGTTAAAACacaccttcaccttcatctcCGAACACCTGCGTCCTGTACTGCCCGGCCCCGCCCCTCCTGCTGACGACATACTGACAGGTGagtcagccaatcagctccCAGAGCTCTGTGGCGTCATCAGTCAGCTGaccaggtgtgtttcaggtgaccagctgagtgtgtgtgtggtgcggAGGatccaggagctgctgtgtgtctcacACACTCTACCTGTCAGCTACAG GTTCGTGTCCGTCTCCGAGCTGCTGACCCGCCAGcacctgtcctgtgccagtAACCTGTCCTGGAGCACCAATCAGCAGCGGACGTGGGCGAGGGAGGCGGAGCTCTGCCTGCCCGGTCACCGGGCTCTGCCGCGGGTCAGcctgctgctgattggctgtctGACAGAGGGGCGGGGCGGGGAGTGGAGGCTGGTGGACGCCAGCGGCAGCGTCAGGTGTGAG gtcctgtctccctctcctgaCTGGTTGAACTGtcctgtcttcctccctcactGGAACTACATCCCCCATAATGCCCAGGGGCAGGCTCAGAACCAGGACGAAGGCTATGTGGAGTTGATTGGTTCTCCTGCTCTGTTGTGTCCCAGTACTGAGCAGGGATTGGCTGCTGGTCCTGGGGGGGCGGGGCTAAGCAGAGTGGTCGGAGTCAGAGAGGCTGCAGGTTTACTGGACAGCAG gccCCGTGGTCAGCGCCCGTCTGTCTGTGGCCAGGTGGGCGTGgtctgccctctgctggtcGTTGGAGGAGcggccttcttcttcttcagtctgACAGGTGACCGTGTCGTCCTTCCTGTCCTCGtcaag gaCAGCAGCAGGCTCTGgtggtctcagtgtgtgtgtgttggtcagagtgtgtgtgttactgcgctgcgtgtgtgtgtcctgcgAGGCTGGAGAGGAAACAACGTCCTGTGTGTGACCGACCAGTCAGAAATACACAcaaccgacacacacacacaggaacacacacaggaacacacacagggacacacacacacacaggagcacagacacacacaggaacacacacacacacaggagcacagacacacacaggaacacacacacacacaggaacacacacagggacacaccgACCTGCAGGCAGACATGCCCCCTCcactgatgacatcacatgGTGATGAGAGAGACGTTGTCCAATCAGCTGTGAGGATGAAACAGTCCACAGTCATCAGTTACCAG GGCACTGTGACTGAGGTGGTCAGCGAGGGGGCGGGGCTCTACGTGATTGACAGGAAGGTGGGTCTGTGCCTGGCCTATCAGCCGAGCCTGAGGAGGAAACTGAGAGTGGGAGACACAGTCCAG CTCCATCACGTCCACTTCCTGTACCGGCCTTGTCCCGACTTtcctcccagcatgctctgcACCTGTCTGCGCTCCAGCCTCAGGGTCGCCGCCTTCAGCCGCGTGGGGGGGCGGTCACCTGACCTCACCTGTCCCAGTGATGGAGCGTTACCACGGTTATTGTTGGAGAAAAACATGGGCGTGTCCGAGTACCTGTGGACCTGTCACCTGAGCTCCCAGctcacacacag tCTGGTCCCCAGTGTGTtgaggcagcagtgtgtgtgtgtgttggcctggaagctgatggagtgtgtgtggagacgaggaagacgaggaggacgaCGGGACATTTACTCAGAGATGTTGGACGAGCCTCACACCTGTCCTCTGACACAG TACCGTGTTGACCCTGGTGTCCATCAGTACCTCAGTGTCTCAGAGCTGACTCAGTCCCTCCAGTCAGAGTCCTGGTCTTTGGTCCCTCTGAGCTCTCTGTTGCCTCCTGGTGGATCCAGTCTGACCAGATCTCAGATCAACACAGCTGTGTCCTGGTCCTGCAggactctgacctctgacccccgcAACAGTCCCCAGTCTGGAGACAGTCTCAG GCAGCGTCCTCTGCTGCTGGTCGGTGTGTTGGAGCTTCCATCACAGACGTCTGAACAAACTCTGCAGCTGAGAGACGGAACTGGAGCTGTGGCCTGCGTCTCCACGGAGacaagtgaggaagaggagggaggccAGAGGGCGGCCTTCAACAGCGCCTGGatag GTTGTCTGGTGTGTGTCCATCAGTTCACCATGGTGATGGAGAGATTCATCCAATCAGAGTTTCCCTCCTATGAACATCTGGACCAGGAGAAATACATCACTCATAAAGACCacag aatctACCTACAGTTTTCTCTGGACCACCTCCACATCCTGAGTCCGtccgttgccatggtgacacaCGTGCGGCAAAGggaggaggagtcaggtgatGTCACAGGGAGGAGTAAGACAGTAGAAGAAGAGTCGGAGGGAGGTCAGCCGgctgggaggaagagaagaagaagagaagaggaagatgaaacaGGCTCCTCCCCCTCTGTTACTGTGGCGACCGGCCCCGTGGACGGAGCCTCCCGGCCCTGCGTCTCCATGGTGATCAGGGTGCAGCAGAAGGAGGGCGTGGCCTGGAGGAACAGTGAGGCGGGGGCGGGGCTTACgctgtcctcctctgtcagaGTTGCTGTGATTGGTCCAGTGGTCAGCTGGCGGGCGGATCCAAAGAACCGACcaatgacagagagggagacagagaaggacAGGGAGGACAAG GTGATCCTGGTGCTCTCAGGTGTGTCCACCCGCtggtttcctctcctccagcctggATGCTTCTACAGACTCATCGCTGCTAACACGCAG GATCCCAGTGTTTTAATTGGCTCTGGAGTTTCTGGGTGCAGCAGGTTGGAGCTCCACAGTGACTCCACCCTTCAGGTCCGATCTGACTGGAGGTTCCACACTCTGACACGCCCACTGTTACTgcacacctacagacag GCTCTCCCGCCCCCCGTCCTGACTGTCTCAGGTGTGTTGGACAGCAG gtcagAGTTGGTGTATTTTCAGGCTCTGGTGTCTGACAGGATCAGTCTGAACGACAGGACGAGTGACTctggaggcacacacacag gtgTGCGTCTCACAGTCTGTGACCAAACTGGGAGGAGCCTGCAGGTGTACCTGGACTTAAGTCACACCCCCTACCCACCTGGcctgttgcctagcaacacactgctgctgtctggttTCCAGAGGAGAGTgtccag gacaggAAGTGTGTATTGCAGTTCTCTACCTGTGAGCTCGGTCACTGTTGTCGCCGTGGGAGACTCCAG CTCTGCTcggcctcctcctgctcccatGATGCATCTGGGTGTGTGGGCTGAGAGCAGGGAGCAGAGGTGCATTGTGggtcaggtcaaaggtcacgtggtgtgtttcctgttcctgcagctggagtggagctgctgccagTGTGGGAGTCGGTTTACACAG TCTTGTTCCAGTCCTCAGTGTCGTTCAACCTCGTCGGTCTTTCAGTCCAAAGCAAA tctctgtgtgtgtgtgtgtgtgtgtattgatcaGGCTGGTGATTGA
- the ctc1 gene encoding CST complex subunit CTC1 isoform X6, whose translation MEPGRTPDIDPGRTRHIDPGRTRHIDPGRTRHMEPGRTPDIDPGRTRHMEPGRTRDTEPLTPGGQAEATWLKHTFTFISEHLRPVLPGPAPPADDILTGESANQLPELCGVISQLTRCVSGDQLSVCVVRRIQELLCVSHTLPVSYRFVSVSELLTRQHLSCASNLSWSTNQQRTWAREAELCLPGHRALPRVSLLLIGCLTEGRGGEWRLVDASGSVRCEVLSPSPDWLNCPVFLPHWNYIPHNAQGQAQNQDEGYVELIGSPALLCPSTEQGLAAGPGGAGLSRVVGVREAAGLLDSRPRGQRPSVCGQVGVVCPLLVVGGAAFFFFSLTGDRVVLPVLVKDSSRLWWSQCVCVGQSVCVTALRVCVLRGWRGNNVLCVTDQSEIHTTDTHTQEHTQEHTQGHTHTQEHRHTQEHTHTQEHRHTQEHTHTQEHTQGHTDLQADMPPPLMTSHGDERDVVQSAVRMKQSTVISYQGTVTEVVSEGAGLYVIDRKVGLCLAYQPSLRRKLRVGDTVQLHHVHFLYRPCPDFPPSMLCTCLRSSLRVAAFSRVGGRSPDLTCPSDGALPRLLLEKNMGVSEYLWTCHLSSQLTHSLVPSVLRQQCVCVLAWKLMECVWRRGRRGGRRDIYSEMLDEPHTCPLTQYRVDPGVHQYLSVSELTQSLQSESWSLVPLSSLLPPGGSSLTRSQINTAVSWSCRTLTSDPRNSPQSGDSLRQRPLLLVGVLELPSQTSEQTLQLRDGTGAVACVSTETSEEEEGGQRAAFNSAWIGCLVCVHQFTMVMERFIQSEFPSYEHLDQEKYITHKDHRIYLQFSLDHLHILSPSVAMVTHVRQREEESGDVTGRSKTVEEESEGGQPAGRKRRRREEEDETGSSPSVTVATGPVDGASRPCVSMVIRVQQKEGVAWRNSEAGAGLTLSSSVRVAVIGPVVSWRADPKNRPMTERETEKDREDKVILVLSGVSTRWFPLLQPGCFYRLIAANTQDPSVLIGSGVSGCSRLELHSDSTLQVRSDWRFHTLTRPLLLHTYRQALPPPVLTVSGVLDSRSELVYFQALVSDRISLNDRTSDSGGTHTGVRLTVCDQTGRSLQVYLDLSHTPYPPGLLPSNTLLLSGFQRRVSRTGSVYCSSLPVSSVTVVAVGDSSWSGAAASVGVGLHSLVPVLSVVQPRRSFSPKQSW comes from the exons ATGGAGCCCGGACGGACTCCGGACATAGACCCAGGACGGACCCGACACATAGACCCAGGACGGACCCGACACATAGACCCAGGACGGACCCGACACATGGAGCCCGGACGGACTCCGGACATAGACCCAGGACGGACCCGACACATGGAGCCTGGACGGACCCGGGACACGGAGCCGCTCACACCGGGCGGGCAGGCG gaGGCCACCTGGTTAAAACacaccttcaccttcatctcCGAACACCTGCGTCCTGTACTGCCCGGCCCCGCCCCTCCTGCTGACGACATACTGACAGGTGagtcagccaatcagctccCAGAGCTCTGTGGCGTCATCAGTCAGCTGaccaggtgtgtttcaggtgaccagctgagtgtgtgtgtggtgcggAGGatccaggagctgctgtgtgtctcacACACTCTACCTGTCAGCTACAG GTTCGTGTCCGTCTCCGAGCTGCTGACCCGCCAGcacctgtcctgtgccagtAACCTGTCCTGGAGCACCAATCAGCAGCGGACGTGGGCGAGGGAGGCGGAGCTCTGCCTGCCCGGTCACCGGGCTCTGCCGCGGGTCAGcctgctgctgattggctgtctGACAGAGGGGCGGGGCGGGGAGTGGAGGCTGGTGGACGCCAGCGGCAGCGTCAGGTGTGAG gtcctgtctccctctcctgaCTGGTTGAACTGtcctgtcttcctccctcactGGAACTACATCCCCCATAATGCCCAGGGGCAGGCTCAGAACCAGGACGAAGGCTATGTGGAGTTGATTGGTTCTCCTGCTCTGTTGTGTCCCAGTACTGAGCAGGGATTGGCTGCTGGTCCTGGGGGGGCGGGGCTAAGCAGAGTGGTCGGAGTCAGAGAGGCTGCAGGTTTACTGGACAGCAG gccCCGTGGTCAGCGCCCGTCTGTCTGTGGCCAGGTGGGCGTGgtctgccctctgctggtcGTTGGAGGAGcggccttcttcttcttcagtctgACAGGTGACCGTGTCGTCCTTCCTGTCCTCGtcaag gaCAGCAGCAGGCTCTGgtggtctcagtgtgtgtgtgttggtcagagtgtgtgtgttactgcgctgcgtgtgtgtgtcctgcgAGGCTGGAGAGGAAACAACGTCCTGTGTGTGACCGACCAGTCAGAAATACACAcaaccgacacacacacacaggaacacacacaggaacacacacagggacacacacacacacaggagcacagacacacacaggaacacacacacacacaggagcacagacacacacaggaacacacacacacacaggaacacacacagggacacaccgACCTGCAGGCAGACATGCCCCCTCcactgatgacatcacatgGTGATGAGAGAGACGTTGTCCAATCAGCTGTGAGGATGAAACAGTCCACAGTCATCAGTTACCAG GGCACTGTGACTGAGGTGGTCAGCGAGGGGGCGGGGCTCTACGTGATTGACAGGAAGGTGGGTCTGTGCCTGGCCTATCAGCCGAGCCTGAGGAGGAAACTGAGAGTGGGAGACACAGTCCAG CTCCATCACGTCCACTTCCTGTACCGGCCTTGTCCCGACTTtcctcccagcatgctctgcACCTGTCTGCGCTCCAGCCTCAGGGTCGCCGCCTTCAGCCGCGTGGGGGGGCGGTCACCTGACCTCACCTGTCCCAGTGATGGAGCGTTACCACGGTTATTGTTGGAGAAAAACATGGGCGTGTCCGAGTACCTGTGGACCTGTCACCTGAGCTCCCAGctcacacacag tCTGGTCCCCAGTGTGTtgaggcagcagtgtgtgtgtgtgttggcctggaagctgatggagtgtgtgtggagacgaggaagacgaggaggacgaCGGGACATTTACTCAGAGATGTTGGACGAGCCTCACACCTGTCCTCTGACACAG TACCGTGTTGACCCTGGTGTCCATCAGTACCTCAGTGTCTCAGAGCTGACTCAGTCCCTCCAGTCAGAGTCCTGGTCTTTGGTCCCTCTGAGCTCTCTGTTGCCTCCTGGTGGATCCAGTCTGACCAGATCTCAGATCAACACAGCTGTGTCCTGGTCCTGCAggactctgacctctgacccccgcAACAGTCCCCAGTCTGGAGACAGTCTCAG GCAGCGTCCTCTGCTGCTGGTCGGTGTGTTGGAGCTTCCATCACAGACGTCTGAACAAACTCTGCAGCTGAGAGACGGAACTGGAGCTGTGGCCTGCGTCTCCACGGAGacaagtgaggaagaggagggaggccAGAGGGCGGCCTTCAACAGCGCCTGGatag GTTGTCTGGTGTGTGTCCATCAGTTCACCATGGTGATGGAGAGATTCATCCAATCAGAGTTTCCCTCCTATGAACATCTGGACCAGGAGAAATACATCACTCATAAAGACCacag aatctACCTACAGTTTTCTCTGGACCACCTCCACATCCTGAGTCCGtccgttgccatggtgacacaCGTGCGGCAAAGggaggaggagtcaggtgatGTCACAGGGAGGAGTAAGACAGTAGAAGAAGAGTCGGAGGGAGGTCAGCCGgctgggaggaagagaagaagaagagaagaggaagatgaaacaGGCTCCTCCCCCTCTGTTACTGTGGCGACCGGCCCCGTGGACGGAGCCTCCCGGCCCTGCGTCTCCATGGTGATCAGGGTGCAGCAGAAGGAGGGCGTGGCCTGGAGGAACAGTGAGGCGGGGGCGGGGCTTACgctgtcctcctctgtcagaGTTGCTGTGATTGGTCCAGTGGTCAGCTGGCGGGCGGATCCAAAGAACCGACcaatgacagagagggagacagagaaggacAGGGAGGACAAG GTGATCCTGGTGCTCTCAGGTGTGTCCACCCGCtggtttcctctcctccagcctggATGCTTCTACAGACTCATCGCTGCTAACACGCAG GATCCCAGTGTTTTAATTGGCTCTGGAGTTTCTGGGTGCAGCAGGTTGGAGCTCCACAGTGACTCCACCCTTCAGGTCCGATCTGACTGGAGGTTCCACACTCTGACACGCCCACTGTTACTgcacacctacagacag GCTCTCCCGCCCCCCGTCCTGACTGTCTCAGGTGTGTTGGACAGCAG gtcagAGTTGGTGTATTTTCAGGCTCTGGTGTCTGACAGGATCAGTCTGAACGACAGGACGAGTGACTctggaggcacacacacag gtgTGCGTCTCACAGTCTGTGACCAAACTGGGAGGAGCCTGCAGGTGTACCTGGACTTAAGTCACACCCCCTACCCACCTGGcctgttgcctagcaacacactgctgctgtctggttTCCAGAGGAGAGTgtccag gacaggAAGTGTGTATTGCAGTTCTCTACCTGTGAGCTCGGTCACTGTTGTCGCCGTGGGAGACTCCAG ctggagtggagctgctgccagTGTGGGAGTCGGTTTACACAG TCTTGTTCCAGTCCTCAGTGTCGTTCAACCTCGTCGGTCTTTCAGTCCAAAGCAAA GCTGGTGA